One window of the Zea mays cultivar B73 chromosome 3, Zm-B73-REFERENCE-NAM-5.0, whole genome shotgun sequence genome contains the following:
- the LOC103650381 gene encoding uncharacterized protein isoform X1 — translation MQDLGLNKYTSVLNKSLSPSTSTKGKNAANKKINCSDSDSYVSVYLLDDDDQGDTDDDDTESYEQPQPLAIKYPRSARNTTLASKKKRNPNMDLGIRFSKRVRAGEDTKGKQLDRMTKVMQRRLSIAVEEGKKRPHEPVQAAKFASEAGIIIRETMPILTRWKDYKDDQKYYNSFVSQLNGRLSVNTKDKATKEACTDMLHSAEISEKNKQNRSQVKFHQATGSHCYVAHLHAYSHMEALRAEPVAEGEMPASSVHLVSKVLSQSSSHHFLKSVGIKTSASSKSSSSNQSELPEQLAAEATVAVQGELDQLKKKCEEAKEQQARTQREFEEYKKITEKNNKEMEETNVLIKKLLPLHGNASSST, via the exons ATGCAAGATTTGGGTCTGAACAAATATACTTCTGTTCTAAATAAATCTTTATCACCATCTACATCAACAAAGGGGAAAAATGCAGCAAACAAGAAAATTAATTGTTCAGATTCGGATTCATATGTCTCTGTCTATCTCCTtgatgatgatgatcaaggagatacTGATGATGATGACACTGAATCTTATGAGCAGCCACAACCCCTGGCAATTAAG TATCCTAGAAGTGCTAGAAACACAACCCTTGCTTCAAAGAAGAAGAGAAACCCCAACATGGATCTAGGAATTAGGTTCAGCAAGAGAGTGAGGGCAGGCGAGGACACAAAGGGAAAACAACTGGACAGGATGACTAAAGTTATGCAAAGGAGACTGTCCATAGCTGTTGAGGAAGGCAAAAAAAGGCCACATGAACCTGTTCAAGCTGCCAAGTTTGCATCAGAGGCTGGCATCATTATTCGGGAAACCATGCCTATCCTAACTCGTTGGAAAGATTACAAGGACGACCAGAAATACTACAACAGCTTTGTGTCACagctaaat GGGCGCTTGTCCGTTAACACTAAGGACAAGGCAACAAAGGAAGCTTGCACCGATATGCTACACTCTGCG GAAATAAGTGAAAAGAACAAGCAGAACCGCAGTCAAGTCAAGTTTCATCAGGCTACGGGTTCTCACTGCTATGTGGCACACTTACATGCATAT TCTCATATGGAGGCTTTGAGggctgaacctgttgctgaaggtgagATGCCAGCATCCAGTGTGCACCTTGTGTCCAAGGTGCTATCCCAGAGCAGCTCACACCATTTCCTGAAGAGCGTTGGCATCAAAACATCGGCATCCTCCAAGTCATCATCATCAAATCAAAGTGAGCTTCCGGAACAACTTGCAGCTGAAGCGACGGTTGCTGTTCAAGGTGAACTCGACCAACTCAAGAAGAAATGTGAAGAAGCTAAGGAACAGCAGGCGAGGACACAAAGGGAGTTTGAGGAGTACAAGAAGATAACAGAGAAGAacaacaaggagatggaggagaccAATGTGCTCATCAAGAAGCTCTTGCCCTTGCATGGTAACGCTTCTTCTTCGACATGA
- the LOC103650381 gene encoding uncharacterized protein isoform X2: MDLGIRFSKRVRAGEDTKGKQLDRMTKVMQRRLSIAVEEGKKRPHEPVQAAKFASEAGIIIRETMPILTRWKDYKDDQKYYNSFVSQLNGRLSVNTKDKATKEACTDMLHSAEISEKNKQNRSQVKFHQATGSHCYVAHLHAYSHMEALRAEPVAEGEMPASSVHLVSKVLSQSSSHHFLKSVGIKTSASSKSSSSNQSELPEQLAAEATVAVQGELDQLKKKCEEAKEQQARTQREFEEYKKITEKNNKEMEETNVLIKKLLPLHGNASSST; this comes from the exons ATGGATCTAGGAATTAGGTTCAGCAAGAGAGTGAGGGCAGGCGAGGACACAAAGGGAAAACAACTGGACAGGATGACTAAAGTTATGCAAAGGAGACTGTCCATAGCTGTTGAGGAAGGCAAAAAAAGGCCACATGAACCTGTTCAAGCTGCCAAGTTTGCATCAGAGGCTGGCATCATTATTCGGGAAACCATGCCTATCCTAACTCGTTGGAAAGATTACAAGGACGACCAGAAATACTACAACAGCTTTGTGTCACagctaaat GGGCGCTTGTCCGTTAACACTAAGGACAAGGCAACAAAGGAAGCTTGCACCGATATGCTACACTCTGCG GAAATAAGTGAAAAGAACAAGCAGAACCGCAGTCAAGTCAAGTTTCATCAGGCTACGGGTTCTCACTGCTATGTGGCACACTTACATGCATAT TCTCATATGGAGGCTTTGAGggctgaacctgttgctgaaggtgagATGCCAGCATCCAGTGTGCACCTTGTGTCCAAGGTGCTATCCCAGAGCAGCTCACACCATTTCCTGAAGAGCGTTGGCATCAAAACATCGGCATCCTCCAAGTCATCATCATCAAATCAAAGTGAGCTTCCGGAACAACTTGCAGCTGAAGCGACGGTTGCTGTTCAAGGTGAACTCGACCAACTCAAGAAGAAATGTGAAGAAGCTAAGGAACAGCAGGCGAGGACACAAAGGGAGTTTGAGGAGTACAAGAAGATAACAGAGAAGAacaacaaggagatggaggagaccAATGTGCTCATCAAGAAGCTCTTGCCCTTGCATGGTAACGCTTCTTCTTCGACATGA